A region from the Muribaculum gordoncarteri genome encodes:
- the hpt gene encoding hypoxanthine phosphoribosyltransferase, giving the protein MDQVTYKGLTFEPYITNDTIQNRIAEIAREINKQYAGKQPLFLCVLNGAFPFAADLFRAIDIDAEISFIRLKSYEGTSTTGVVKQVLGLSENLEGRDVIVVEDIIDTGNTIKKLVADLKEKNPASIRIATLLFKPESLQCEVNPDYVGFAIPPKFIIGFGLDLDGLARNLRDIYVLHDDNL; this is encoded by the coding sequence ATGGACCAGGTAACCTATAAAGGACTCACATTTGAGCCCTACATAACCAATGATACAATCCAGAATCGCATAGCCGAGATTGCCCGCGAGATAAACAAGCAATACGCAGGAAAGCAACCGCTGTTCCTGTGTGTACTGAACGGAGCATTTCCGTTTGCCGCCGACCTGTTCAGGGCGATAGACATCGATGCTGAAATTTCATTCATCCGCCTTAAGAGCTACGAGGGCACATCGACAACCGGAGTTGTAAAGCAGGTGCTCGGACTTTCAGAAAATCTTGAAGGTCGCGATGTAATCGTTGTCGAGGACATAATCGACACCGGCAACACAATAAAAAAACTCGTGGCCGACCTCAAGGAGAAAAACCCCGCCTCGATACGCATCGCAACACTGCTCTTCAAGCCCGAGTCACTGCAGTGTGAAGTGAATCCCGACTATGTGGGATTTGCCATCCCGCCCAAATTTATAATAGGATTCGGACTCGACCTTGACGGACTTGCACGAAACCTGCGTGACATATACGTGTTGCACGACGACAATTTATAG
- a CDS encoding DUF4831 family protein — protein MKTYLLSLACLVGASMVASGQTTQKFTATKANDYGLVYSLPVTVLDVTIEAEHVVKKPGEFYKYAKKYLNVSDPISEMSESWTVKRVIVTPRGVADSKEQYLMQFKSGQAPFLIMDDANLPVAINTEELNLPEPPELPEPMEAQPTPLETRAAREVISEEMLQSQSSAKRAELAAQRIYELRQSRNDLITGQADQMPPDGEAMKLVMDQIAAQEAALTAMFIGTEQRETDVQTITYRPGDEVTKAVIARISAIDGIVGADDLSGDPVTISIRVTERGKMPVNDKGEEKEFPKGGVAYCIPGSADVKIDFEGKTFVNKSFEMAQYGIVFGLEPKMFSDKKAPAYLLLDPVTGGIRELGTK, from the coding sequence ATGAAGACATATTTGCTATCACTTGCTTGCCTTGTGGGTGCCTCAATGGTTGCCTCGGGGCAAACAACCCAAAAATTCACGGCTACTAAAGCCAATGACTACGGATTGGTCTACTCGCTTCCTGTGACGGTGCTTGATGTGACAATCGAGGCCGAGCATGTGGTCAAGAAGCCGGGTGAATTTTATAAATATGCCAAGAAATATCTCAATGTGAGCGATCCGATATCGGAAATGTCGGAGTCGTGGACGGTTAAGCGTGTAATTGTCACGCCACGCGGTGTTGCCGACAGCAAGGAGCAGTATCTGATGCAGTTCAAGAGCGGACAGGCTCCATTCTTGATAATGGATGATGCTAATCTGCCTGTCGCCATAAATACCGAAGAGCTTAACCTGCCTGAACCGCCTGAACTTCCCGAACCGATGGAAGCTCAGCCTACGCCGCTCGAAACCCGTGCTGCAAGAGAGGTGATAAGCGAGGAGATGCTTCAGAGCCAGTCGAGCGCAAAGCGAGCTGAGCTTGCCGCTCAGCGTATATATGAGCTGCGACAGAGCCGTAACGACCTAATAACAGGTCAGGCCGACCAGATGCCGCCCGACGGAGAGGCCATGAAGCTTGTGATGGATCAGATTGCAGCTCAGGAGGCAGCCCTTACGGCAATGTTTATAGGCACCGAGCAGCGTGAAACTGATGTGCAGACTATAACATACCGCCCCGGCGATGAGGTGACCAAGGCCGTAATCGCGCGTATATCGGCTATTGACGGAATTGTCGGTGCCGACGACCTTTCGGGCGACCCTGTCACCATATCGATTCGCGTTACCGAGCGCGGCAAGATGCCTGTCAACGACAAGGGCGAGGAGAAGGAGTTTCCCAAGGGCGGGGTGGCATATTGCATTCCCGGCTCGGCTGATGTAAAGATTGATTTTGAAGGAAAGACATTTGTGAATAAGTCCTTTGAAATGGCTCAATACGGCATCGTGTTCGGACTTGAGCCCAAGATGTTCAGCGACAAAAAAGCTCCTGCCTATCTGCTGTTGGATCCTGTTACAGGTGGAATACGCGAACTGGGCACTAAATAG
- a CDS encoding helix-turn-helix transcriptional regulator, with protein sequence MDKTIARNLKKLRETARYTQDEVAQALGITRSAYSNYESGDREMPYDVIENASDFFGCDMTMLFEENENVDALILASAFRIEGIAPEDNAEIRRFKDIVKSYLKMEAIEAR encoded by the coding sequence ATGGATAAGACAATCGCACGAAACTTGAAGAAACTCAGGGAAACAGCCCGATATACGCAGGATGAGGTAGCACAGGCTCTCGGCATTACCCGCTCTGCTTATAGCAATTATGAATCGGGTGACCGTGAGATGCCATACGATGTAATCGAGAACGCAAGCGATTTCTTCGGTTGCGACATGACGATGCTGTTTGAGGAAAACGAGAATGTGGATGCCTTGATTCTTGCATCTGCGTTCCGCATCGAGGGCATCGCGCCGGAAGATAACGCTGAAATCCGTCGCTTCAAAGATATTGTAAAGTCATATCTTAAAATGGAGGCGATTGAGGCAAGATGA
- a CDS encoding NAD(P)H-hydrate dehydratase: MKIFTNEQIRSIDRYTIENEGVTSLELVERAATAIACELISRWRPSHRICIFAGPGNNGADALAVGRMLIEQGYNVEIFLFNIFGKLSDECAYNRKRLLEIDNADFTEVVGGNFQPPDLSSDVVVLDGLFGSGLREPLTGGFQSLVSYINGSEAYVVSIDVPSGLFGEWNENVLSRNVVHADLTLAIQFPRLAFFIVDNAEFIGEWKVLDIELSQQEIKSSPYDYFLVEKSDARNMLRPRGLFTSKADFGNALLVAGSYGMMGAAVMGARAALRSGVGKLTVHSPRCGYNILQASVPEALFQADHHDIAITDITLKHDYNAVAIGPGIGTHDVTKKALESFIISHSSGKPLLLDADALNCISQRRHLLDALPPLSIITPHAGEFDRLFGEHNTAEERLKTAIEQSAYYQIIILLKGRYTAVVRPDGKIYFNSSGNPGLATPGSGDVLTGIIASFMAQGYIPAVAATLGAFVHGYAGDIAAERHGRYGVLASDVAECTGRAIRDIMQ; encoded by the coding sequence ATGAAAATATTCACCAATGAACAGATAAGGTCGATTGACCGATATACTATAGAGAACGAGGGCGTTACTTCGCTTGAGCTCGTCGAACGGGCAGCTACCGCGATAGCCTGTGAACTTATTTCGCGATGGCGTCCGAGTCATCGTATATGTATCTTCGCCGGTCCCGGCAACAACGGTGCCGATGCGCTTGCAGTAGGGCGTATGCTCATCGAGCAGGGATATAATGTGGAGATATTCCTTTTCAATATATTCGGTAAACTTAGCGATGAATGTGCCTACAATCGCAAGCGCTTGTTGGAGATTGACAATGCCGACTTCACCGAGGTGGTGGGCGGAAACTTCCAGCCGCCGGATTTGTCGTCGGATGTAGTTGTGCTTGACGGTCTTTTCGGATCGGGACTTCGTGAGCCGCTTACCGGTGGCTTCCAGTCGTTGGTTAGCTACATCAATGGATCGGAAGCTTATGTCGTGTCGATTGATGTGCCTTCGGGACTGTTTGGCGAGTGGAATGAAAATGTGTTGAGCCGTAATGTGGTTCATGCCGATTTGACACTGGCCATTCAATTTCCGCGCCTTGCATTCTTCATCGTTGACAACGCCGAATTCATAGGCGAGTGGAAGGTTCTCGACATTGAGCTGAGCCAGCAGGAGATAAAGAGCTCGCCCTACGACTACTTCCTTGTTGAGAAGAGCGACGCCCGCAATATGCTTCGTCCTCGCGGATTGTTTACATCTAAGGCCGATTTCGGCAACGCACTGCTTGTGGCCGGAAGTTACGGCATGATGGGCGCCGCCGTGATGGGTGCGCGTGCCGCGTTACGTTCGGGTGTGGGAAAACTTACCGTACATTCACCCCGATGCGGCTACAACATTCTTCAGGCATCGGTGCCTGAGGCCTTGTTTCAGGCCGACCATCACGACATAGCCATAACCGACATAACGCTGAAGCATGACTACAATGCTGTGGCTATAGGCCCCGGCATCGGCACTCACGATGTCACCAAAAAGGCGCTTGAGAGCTTCATCATATCCCACTCTTCGGGAAAACCTCTGCTGCTCGATGCCGATGCCCTGAACTGTATATCGCAGCGTCGTCACCTGCTTGACGCGCTTCCTCCGTTGAGCATAATCACGCCTCATGCTGGAGAGTTTGACCGTCTTTTCGGAGAGCACAACACCGCCGAGGAGCGACTGAAGACGGCGATAGAGCAATCGGCCTACTATCAGATTATAATATTGCTTAAGGGCCGTTACACCGCCGTTGTGCGTCCCGACGGCAAGATCTATTTCAACTCAAGCGGCAATCCCGGGCTTGCCACTCCGGGAAGCGGCGATGTGCTCACCGGCATTATAGCGTCGTTCATGGCACAGGGATATATTCCCGCTGTTGCTGCCACTCTCGGTGCATTTGTACACGGTTATGCCGGCGACATAGCAGCCGAGCGTCACGGCCGTTACGGTGTGCTTGCTTCGGATGTGGCCGAGTGTACCGGCCGCGCCATACGCGATATAATGCAATGA
- a CDS encoding ImmA/IrrE family metallo-endopeptidase — protein MKASLLNLVESQVSKFRQMTGLSDSEAVNLKSLLFKLNVLTIYRPLSDDFSGMSLKSDDRRFMLVNSNHPRCRQHFTIAHELYHLYIDPNPMPHNCMAEGKKNDVEQCADAFALMFLMPADGVRQMIPDNELMAGRVSLASVLRIGHYFSVSYSAVLNRLYDLKLIDRNERDAFRKYPVKKTAREYGYDTALYEPGNENLVIGDFGEKARRLFDGDKISEGHYMELLHKIGINDSED, from the coding sequence ATGAAAGCGTCGTTATTGAATCTCGTGGAGAGTCAGGTCTCCAAATTTCGTCAGATGACCGGATTGAGCGACAGCGAGGCTGTCAATCTCAAAAGCCTACTATTTAAGCTGAACGTGCTGACTATTTACAGACCGTTGTCAGATGATTTTTCGGGCATGAGTCTCAAAAGCGACGACAGACGTTTTATGCTGGTCAACTCCAATCATCCCCGGTGTCGACAGCATTTCACCATCGCCCATGAACTCTATCATCTTTATATCGACCCGAATCCCATGCCACACAACTGCATGGCCGAGGGCAAGAAAAACGATGTGGAGCAATGCGCCGATGCTTTTGCTCTGATGTTTCTAATGCCGGCAGACGGTGTGAGGCAAATGATTCCCGACAATGAATTGATGGCAGGCCGGGTGTCGCTGGCATCTGTGTTGCGTATCGGACATTATTTCTCGGTATCATATTCCGCAGTGCTCAACCGCCTGTATGATCTGAAACTGATTGACCGCAATGAGCGAGATGCGTTCAGGAAATACCCGGTTAAGAAAACCGCAAGGGAGTATGGCTATGACACGGCTCTGTATGAACCGGGCAATGAGAATCTTGTCATAGGCGATTTCGGAGAGAAAGCCCGCCGACTTTTCGACGGGGATAAAATTTCCGAGGGTCACTACATGGAACTATTACATAAAATCGGCATCAATGACAGCGAAGACTAA
- a CDS encoding TonB-dependent receptor domain-containing protein, whose amino-acid sequence MKRIITLIIAMTAVTTAFCREIRGLVVGENGTPLDYVNVVLYHDSIYVTGTVTDTAGAFSLNTYIQGKLTAKISFVGYETYTSSIPNSGNLGTIKLVPTTVTLREVVVSVTRPSTTMKGNALVTDIDGTSLAIAGTANDVLARIPMVVDNGGTLEVFGKGTPEIYINGRKVNDRQELAQLNSQDMKNVSVITNPGAAYAANVKSVILIRTKPPKGDGFSGTIRIDNGFQHYFRTGNSIDVKYRTRGLELFANYGWWYGDNRDNRSNEMTTTTSIGTYNQAFQTIGKQFYNDMTGKIGFSYMFNDRHSIGAYYQNSWNRHHSTGTIPSEVWQNGILIDCYDSDVNNRSTALPRHYVNLYYNGQAGKLSIDFNADYLWYKSRELSLSDELSEMGEDRTVNTLSINHNRMFAEKLVVSHPLWHGRLQAGEEYTCTRTTNIFTANITEVPDADNRVDESNIAAFVEIAQQLGRFNIGVGLRYEHVEFNYYEMGQLRDGQSKTYDNLFPSLNVATKIGQVRMGLNYSGKTVRPGYGQLDGAVSYINRLTFETGNPYLKPTKMQTLEYVAQWSQFFAQLSYTYFKDGVYHTTEPYGPDGEATIIRTANLDRRHYFQAFAGGQFNVGIWQPRVNIGVMKQWLTLPVNGKPMKMNTPGFLFQWQNAVHLPLDIWLNVDAQLMTTQWDNNMKLSNTPWYVNAKIYKGFVNNTLSVTLEAKDMFNSSQNDAIMYNDAVHIVQKNFSPGRSVMLTLQYRFNTTRDRYRGTGAGNSEKSRF is encoded by the coding sequence ATGAAACGGATTATCACGCTCATCATTGCTATGACAGCAGTGACTACAGCTTTTTGCCGTGAGATAAGAGGCTTAGTGGTCGGAGAAAACGGGACTCCGCTCGACTACGTAAACGTAGTGTTATATCACGACTCAATCTACGTGACAGGGACGGTAACCGATACTGCCGGAGCCTTTTCATTGAACACCTACATCCAAGGCAAGCTTACCGCCAAAATATCTTTTGTAGGCTACGAAACATACACCTCATCTATACCAAATTCCGGCAACTTAGGCACAATTAAACTTGTCCCCACAACCGTGACGCTCCGAGAAGTTGTAGTGAGTGTCACACGCCCTTCCACTACGATGAAAGGCAATGCACTCGTTACCGACATCGATGGCACCTCACTCGCCATAGCCGGAACCGCCAATGATGTGCTGGCACGTATTCCCATGGTCGTTGACAACGGAGGCACGCTGGAAGTCTTCGGCAAAGGAACTCCCGAAATCTATATCAACGGACGCAAGGTAAACGACCGTCAGGAACTTGCCCAACTGAATTCACAGGATATGAAAAATGTATCGGTGATAACCAATCCCGGTGCGGCCTATGCGGCAAATGTAAAATCAGTAATTCTGATACGCACCAAGCCTCCGAAAGGCGATGGATTCAGCGGAACGATCCGCATCGACAACGGCTTTCAGCACTATTTCCGCACAGGCAACTCAATCGATGTGAAATATCGCACACGCGGGCTCGAACTGTTTGCCAATTATGGATGGTGGTACGGCGATAATCGCGACAACCGTTCTAATGAAATGACCACGACAACCTCAATTGGAACTTACAATCAGGCATTTCAAACAATCGGCAAACAGTTCTACAACGACATGACCGGAAAAATCGGCTTTTCCTACATGTTCAATGACCGCCACAGTATCGGCGCATATTATCAGAACAGTTGGAACCGTCACCACTCCACAGGCACCATTCCAAGCGAAGTGTGGCAAAACGGCATTTTGATTGACTGTTACGACTCCGATGTCAATAATAGATCCACGGCCTTACCGCGACACTATGTCAACCTGTATTACAACGGGCAAGCAGGCAAGTTATCCATCGATTTTAATGCTGATTATCTGTGGTATAAGAGTCGGGAGCTTTCATTGAGTGACGAACTCAGCGAAATGGGAGAAGACCGCACGGTCAACACTCTCTCAATCAACCACAACCGCATGTTTGCCGAAAAGCTCGTAGTGAGTCATCCGCTATGGCACGGCCGTCTACAGGCGGGCGAAGAATATACCTGTACACGCACTACCAACATCTTTACAGCCAACATCACCGAAGTGCCTGATGCCGACAACCGAGTGGACGAAAGCAACATCGCCGCATTTGTGGAGATCGCACAGCAATTAGGCCGCTTCAATATCGGGGTGGGACTGCGTTACGAACATGTAGAATTTAATTATTACGAGATGGGCCAACTCCGCGACGGCCAAAGCAAAACCTACGACAATCTATTCCCCTCGCTTAATGTCGCCACGAAGATAGGTCAGGTCAGAATGGGCTTGAACTATTCGGGAAAGACAGTACGCCCCGGCTACGGACAACTCGATGGGGCCGTCAGCTACATCAACCGCCTCACTTTTGAAACGGGGAATCCTTATCTGAAGCCGACAAAAATGCAGACATTGGAATATGTGGCACAGTGGAGTCAGTTCTTCGCTCAGTTATCCTACACCTACTTCAAGGACGGCGTGTACCACACCACCGAGCCCTACGGTCCCGACGGAGAGGCTACCATTATCAGGACTGCCAATCTCGACCGCCGTCACTATTTTCAGGCATTCGCGGGAGGACAATTCAATGTCGGTATATGGCAGCCACGCGTAAATATAGGCGTAATGAAGCAATGGCTCACCCTACCCGTCAACGGCAAACCGATGAAAATGAACACTCCGGGCTTCCTTTTTCAGTGGCAGAACGCCGTGCATCTTCCACTCGACATCTGGCTGAATGTTGATGCACAGCTTATGACAACTCAATGGGACAACAATATGAAACTCTCCAATACTCCCTGGTATGTCAACGCCAAGATATACAAAGGTTTTGTCAACAACACATTAAGCGTGACCCTCGAAGCAAAGGATATGTTCAACTCCTCGCAGAATGACGCGATTATGTATAATGACGCAGTACACATTGTTCAGAAAAATTTCTCTCCGGGTCGATCGGTGATGCTAACTCTCCAATATCGCTTCAATACGACCCGCGACCGCTACCGCGGCACAGGAGCCGGCAACTCTGAAAAATCACGATTCTAA
- a CDS encoding adenylate kinase — translation MFNVVIFGAPGSGKGTQSERLIDEYGLFHISTGEVLRDHIARGTELGKIADSYISQGKLIPDELMVDILANVLDNNPEAENGVIFDGFPRTIPQAKALKKMLADRNSKVHAVVGLEVDDNELVDRLLKRGKESGRSDDNLETINKRLEVYHNQTSPLRDYYKQEGKYHAIHGSGSIDDIFESIKCSIAKATKE, via the coding sequence ATGTTCAACGTAGTAATTTTTGGTGCGCCGGGAAGCGGCAAAGGCACCCAAAGCGAAAGACTTATCGACGAATACGGTCTTTTCCACATCTCGACCGGTGAGGTTCTGCGTGACCACATAGCACGAGGAACTGAACTTGGTAAAATCGCCGACAGCTACATATCACAGGGCAAACTTATTCCCGACGAACTTATGGTCGACATCCTCGCAAACGTGCTCGACAACAACCCCGAGGCTGAAAACGGAGTCATATTTGACGGATTCCCTCGCACAATACCCCAGGCCAAGGCTCTGAAGAAGATGTTGGCCGACCGCAACTCAAAGGTACACGCCGTAGTGGGACTTGAAGTTGACGACAACGAACTTGTCGACCGCCTGCTCAAGCGCGGCAAGGAATCGGGACGCAGCGACGACAATCTCGAAACCATAAACAAGCGTCTTGAAGTGTATCACAACCAGACATCGCCGTTGCGCGACTACTACAAGCAGGAAGGCAAGTACCACGCCATACACGGCTCGGGAAGCATCGACGACATATTTGAGTCAATAAAGTGCTCCATAGCCAAAGCTACAAAAGAGTAA
- a CDS encoding helix-turn-helix domain-containing protein, with amino-acid sequence MSQYDKEIDQAEKMMLSNPDSALSMLDAIDASELKIDSLRAKYHFIKGYGHLKRNRSMIGDSLIVYAHDYYRGKDLVRDIRSGIVLAWYKFWVGDTPGAMTMLDSLAGLPDVPDSLMTQTLRIRVMLGASEYQGQQLIPYAKKLHELETDSLRKIEANYMLLTAYEYAGETDSALYLLDQLVDYARNHNWGDKHFMFELERAQLLTEKSRSAESDALIEEIFRKAGPDNGAADYLHFQYAINALNSGDITRASRHLALADSLAIKLRGDDDTYFRSYSNLLHAIIDFTQTGRIKLMHINGLNNRQGERYNRMKASQWESERGALHQQNWALALKAESEHKTVIILIISLVTLLVLAGALWIIIIHRQRERENEERIEALQKMVDEYRSAPATRESEIADSSVLRSAMLKQLGIIKMVAETPTEQNREMLRKISSIDGKIDGELVDWGNVFGMIDNLYSGFYGKLHGKYGDILSPKEEQIIVLMVAGFSTKEISVITGQTTSTVYVRKSSIRKKLGVPEKEDIVRFLQS; translated from the coding sequence ATGTCACAATACGATAAAGAGATTGACCAAGCCGAAAAGATGATGCTGAGCAATCCTGACAGCGCATTGTCAATGCTGGATGCAATCGATGCCTCCGAACTTAAAATAGACTCCTTACGGGCAAAATACCATTTCATTAAAGGATACGGACATCTGAAGCGCAACCGTTCAATGATTGGAGATTCTCTTATAGTATATGCTCATGATTATTATCGCGGTAAAGACTTGGTGAGGGACATCAGAAGCGGCATCGTCCTGGCCTGGTACAAATTCTGGGTCGGCGACACTCCCGGAGCTATGACCATGCTCGATTCCCTTGCCGGATTGCCCGATGTGCCCGATTCTTTAATGACTCAGACGCTCAGAATACGCGTAATGCTCGGAGCGTCGGAATATCAGGGACAACAGCTCATCCCATACGCGAAAAAGCTACATGAACTCGAAACGGATTCCCTGAGAAAAATCGAGGCCAACTATATGCTTTTAACAGCATACGAATACGCAGGTGAAACGGACTCCGCCCTCTATCTTTTGGACCAACTTGTAGACTATGCACGCAATCACAACTGGGGCGACAAGCATTTCATGTTTGAACTTGAACGGGCACAGTTGCTGACCGAAAAAAGCAGGAGCGCCGAAAGCGACGCGCTTATAGAAGAGATATTCCGAAAAGCCGGGCCTGATAACGGAGCCGCCGACTATCTTCATTTTCAGTATGCCATAAATGCACTGAACTCCGGCGATATAACACGAGCATCGCGACACCTTGCATTGGCCGACAGTTTGGCAATAAAATTAAGAGGTGACGACGATACTTACTTCCGCAGCTACAGCAACCTGCTCCATGCCATAATTGACTTCACGCAGACCGGCCGCATCAAACTGATGCACATAAACGGCCTCAACAACCGCCAGGGCGAACGCTACAACCGCATGAAAGCCTCGCAGTGGGAGTCGGAGCGCGGTGCGTTACATCAGCAGAACTGGGCTTTGGCTCTGAAAGCTGAAAGCGAACACAAGACGGTGATAATCCTGATAATAAGTCTTGTGACGCTCTTGGTATTGGCGGGCGCCTTGTGGATTATCATAATTCACCGCCAACGTGAGCGTGAAAATGAAGAACGCATCGAGGCGTTGCAGAAAATGGTCGACGAGTATCGCTCGGCACCCGCGACACGCGAATCGGAGATTGCCGATTCGTCGGTGCTGCGCAGCGCCATGCTCAAGCAGCTCGGCATCATCAAGATGGTTGCCGAAACTCCGACGGAGCAAAATCGTGAAATGTTGCGCAAAATATCGTCCATTGACGGGAAAATCGACGGCGAGCTTGTAGACTGGGGAAATGTATTCGGAATGATCGACAACCTCTATTCGGGATTTTACGGAAAACTCCACGGCAAGTACGGTGACATCCTCAGCCCGAAGGAGGAACAGATAATCGTGCTTATGGTAGCCGGTTTCTCAACCAAGGAGATAAGCGTGATAACCGGACAGACAACATCGACTGTCTATGTCAGGAAATCCTCGATAAGAAAGAAGCTCGGAGTGCCCGAGAAGGAGGACATCGTAAGATTCCTGCAAAGTTAA